TGGAGGGCCTGGGGCCAGGCGgctgcatctgctgctgctgttgctgctggcgAGGTCACAAGACCACATGCAACATCCAGACAGGTGCACAGATGCCCCTGAGGGTGCTTTGAGCTTGGGCCCCATCACCTCCTCTGGACAGGGGGTTTCAGAGCAACCTTCGGGTCAGCAgctcccttggggaaggaaaaaaaccgATAGTAAAGACCATCTACTACAAAGAGCACAACTGAATCTAacttccttttacttttcttaaaatttggaTCCTCATTTCATCCAAAAACATGACTCTGCTCAGAGTGGCAACAGCCCTGGATATTAACAGCTGATGCTTTATCAAGAAGTCTATTCTCTATCCAGAAGCAGTAGACGTCCGTACTTACACCAGCGCAGAAAAAGACGTTAGCAGCCGGAAGAAGCAGTAAGCACTGAGAAGTCCTCTGACAGAGTACAGAGCAGAGGTTACGGCCTCTTGTGGGGAAGCAAGCGAGCTCTGCCCCACCCAGTGGGCACTGATCTGGCAGTGAGGGCCTCACCTGAGTGGGTCCAGGCTGGGCCCCTCTCGCTCCAGGCTTGATGGGTGGCATCGGGGGAGCACAGGTCGGCTTGATGACCTGGGAGGACGGAGACACAGCTGATGGCTGGCAGTGCCCGGGCGCTGTCTGCCCAGCACTTCTAGGAAGTTCCCTGGGTGCTGTGCTCGGCCCCGGACTGGCCTGCAGGCTTCTCTGAGCTGCGCTCTCTCTACAGAAAATTGCCTTCAACACGGTCCCTGCCCTGGCTGGTACCACCTTTGAATGAAACCCAAGCGTGGCAGGGCGCCCATTCCTGGGCCTGTCGGGTCATCTCAccaccctgcccccttccctcaaCTCCCCGCCTCACCCCACCCCAACACTACCCAGGAAAAGCTCTTAAATTGCCAAAATATGGGTCTTTGGAAGGTCTAAAACCAAGGATTCCCCACTAAAATGTGCGTTTGTTTGCATTTCAGCTTTCCAGGTGCAACCTTgtctggggtggggaaggaaggtCTGTAGCAGGAGCCCTGCTCAGCCCAGGCCAGGGTGGGGTGTGGCCCAGCACCCGGAGGGCCCTGCtaaggggctgggggctgagggaTGGGGGCGGCCTGCACTTTCTTCTCCAGCACAGTTCCCTGGCTGCCTCCACTTCTTGGGCTGGAAATCTGTCTGCCCAACTCCCCCGTCCCTGTTTGGCCTGTCAAAACCCCtcctaaaactttatttaaagactttttcttgtaattttacTGTAACTCTAAAATTAACTCAACgtgaaaagttaaaaagaaaagagaaatattcagTCTTCATTGAATAGACACTGCAGTAACGGTTGTCCCAGGCGAGATCCACCAACAGAGGCCCCGTGGGTTGGCCTGAGGAGGAACCGGGCTGGTGTCTCTCCAAACACCTCCAAGCTTTAACCACAAAGGGAGGAGGGCTCTAACAGTGACACCACTGCAACCGGTGATGAGCTCACACCACTGGGGACGGACAGGCTGACACGGGCCCACAGGACGCCTGGTGGCAAAGCCCCGCCCCAGGAGGGCAGAGAAAGCCTGGTCTTCTGGGCCTCACCATCTGTCAGAGCAGGGGAGCCCCCGCCTGCGGGGAGGTGAGAGTGTGTCCAGGGGTGTGTAGGACCCTCAGCAGTGCTCCCAGCAATGGAGGCGACCCACCAGAGCCAGACCTCACAGTGGGTAGAAGGGCCTCCCACACGCgccccaaggcagggggcctgctGGGGCACCAGTGACTCAAGTTTGGGAGAGACCTTTCCCAAACCGTGGAAGCCTCGAAAGAAGGGAGGCGGGGCCCACAGCGCCCCTGAGCTGCTCCCCCACAGCCCTCTCACCTGCTTTGGCTTCAGCACCGGAAGGGGTTTGGCAGGAGGAGCGGGTCTGAGCTGCTGGGAATGGGGAGGACTGGTCAGAacccccaggcctcctgggtgCTGTTTATGTCCTCGCTGGACTGCCAGACTGGGCGCCTGGCCCACCAAGTGCAGCCACAGACCCTCCTCCCCCAGGGCCCGTGCTGTGCCCCCTCCCTGCTCACCTGGCCCGGGGCCTGCGGTGGGTACACAGGAAGCGGGGACGGCGGGCTGGCCTTGGCGGCTGGAGGCTGAAGGGAGCCTGGAGGCTGAAGGGAGCAGGCGtgagcctgggtctcccaggGCAACCATCCCCAGAGGGGCCTGGCTCAGAGCTGCCCCCTACCCGCTGAGGACCCAGGGTTCTGgcccctcccccggccctggggTCACACGGAGGTCTGGCAGCAGCACAGGCCTCTGGGCCTCCAGACCATCCTGGGATGGACGCTGCAGAGACTGAGCCTCAGGCTCGATTCCGCTCCCCGCTGAGGCGGCTCCTCAGACCCCTCGTCCTAGAGCCTTGGTTTCACCTCTAAACGGGGGTCACGGGGGCCACTCTGAGCCTCGTGAACCTGAGATCTGGGGGTGGCCTGGAGTCTGTCGGGATGGCTGGCGCTTACAGCAGGGGGTGGGCGCTTAGGGGTCACCGAGGAAGCTGTGGGCTTGTGGGGCTGGGAGTAAAGGGCCAGCTCTGGGGAGCCCCCGGGGGGAGCCTGAGCCCCGCCTTTTGCAGGCTTGCTGAGCCCTTCGTGGAACAGAGGGTTGGAGAGCCCCATGGCCGTCTTGGGTGCCACATTCCTAGGAGAAATAAGATGGGTCAGTGTGTCCTGGTCTCAGGATTCAGCCCAGGGAATTGAGGCTCCTGTGCGTGGGGACCCTGGCCTGGCCCCAGACCCCTCAGCTGCAGCTGCCCTGCGGGGTGTGCGGGCCACAGCTGCGCAGGGAGAGCTCTGGGGTCAGGCCAGGCCCGGGGCAGGGAGGCTTGGAGGCCATTGGCAGGCGTGTCCTGCCGCAGCCAGGGGTGAGGTCCCCACACGGTGGGCTCAGAGGGCAGTGTCACCCCCGGGCAGTGCGCCGGTGTGGCCTTCTCTGAGTTTCCTCGTCACCAACCTGTCCACACAGCCCAACCTGCTCCTGCAGCAGAAGGCAGGGGCCCAGGGCGGGGCCGCCACCATGGGGTCCCCTCTCCCCCCAACAGCGCCAGCAGGCGACTGGCCCTGCACACGCTGACGTCCTCTGAGCCCAGAGTACAGCTCCCCCACCTCCTTCGGACTGGGCTCCGGGCCTTGCGGTAGATGAGCACGCCCGCCAGGATCAGCGCCAGTACCACCAGGGCACCCACGCCCACCAGCACATGCGTTCGGAGGCTCCCAGGGGCTGTGGGGGCACAGAAGGCCAGGTGTTACCAGGGCCGGACTTGGCTCAAGGCACAGGGACCAGGAGAGCCTGCCAGCAGCTCAGCCCTGGCCAGGCCAGCCCGGAGCTGAGGAGGGACAAGGGGACCACCTCCTTGGCGAAGCCAACAGCCAGAACCCTGGCCACGCTACCCAAAGCCCAGGCCCTGAGGCTCCGAAGCCAACAGCCAGAACCCTGGCCACGCTACCCAAAGCCCAGGCCCTGAGGCTCCGAGACCTGGTGTGTGACACCGGCGCTCCGGGCTCCTGGGATGCCAGTCGGGGGCTTGGTGGCGGGTGGCCTGGTTGGTGGGCAGCCCTTGGTTGAGGGCTTGGTGGCAGGCGGCCTGGTCGGTGGGCGGCCCTCAGGTGGGGGCTTGGTGGGCGGCCCTCGGTCGGGGACTTAGTGAGTGGCCCTCGGTCGGGGGCTTGGTGGGCGGCCCTCGGTCGGGGGCTTGGTGGGCGGCCCTCGGGTGGGGGCTTGGTGGCGGGCGGCCCTCGGTCGGGGACTTAGTGAGTGGCCCTCGGTCAGGGGCTTGGTGGGCGGCCCTCGGTCCGGGGCTTGGTGGCGGGTGGCCCTCGGTTGGGGACTTAGTGAGTGGCCCTCGGTCGGGGGCTTGGTGGGCGGCCCTCGGGTGGGGGCTTGGTGGGCGGCCCTCGGGTGGGGGCTTGGTGGCGGGTGGCCCTTGGCCCTAGTGACGCGGGTGTGGCCGGGCCAGGCCCCGGGGGCCGCAGCGCTGTGCACACCTTGTGTTCAGTGGGAGACAGTGGGGCTGGGAGGCCGGGCCCCGGGCCCAGGCGGGTTGAGGACCAGCTAGGAGCGGCCTGCGCCACCTGCAGCTGTCCTTCTGGGACAGGCCTCCCCTCTCAGGGTGGGCGCCCTGGACCCGTGCGCTCAGGCTGCAAGGCCACACTCTCCACAGGCCCCTCACGGTTCAGGGCACACGGCCTCCTCTCAGCCCTGCCCAGGTGGTCTGAGGAAAGGCAGGACCCCCGCCCGGACCCCGTCAGGCCTGGGAGCGTGTGAAGAGGCGCGGGCCCGCCCAGCCTACCTGCGCGCGCGTCGGCCAGCGGCTCTGCGCAGTGGGGCGGGGCCCAGCCCGGGCGGCAGTGGCACTGACCCTTGTGGTTGCACTCCTGGGGGACAGCCGGGTGTCAGGGCCTCGGGACGCCCGACAGAGGACGGGCGGGCTGTCTAGGACCACCGCCACCAAGGCTTCACCACAGGTGCCGACAGCCGCAGCCCTCCCAGACACTGCAGGGCTTGCTGAGCAAAGCAGGCATCGCCACAGGGAGCAGGGCGGCGTGGCGGTGAGCTTTCCTCCCCAGGAGGGGACACAAGAGGGCACAGCCCCGGGGCCCTGGCCTTCCCAGTGTCAGAGCTCAGAACCAGATGCTTCACACCTGACCATCCTGCCCACGTGTCCACCGGCTCTGACACCTGGGACATCCCCGACAGTCCCCGCCTCGGGAGGTCCCAACAGCTCCCAACATCCCCAGGGTGCCAGCCTTGGCCCTCTGTCTGCCTCGGGGCGGGGGGTCCAAGCACGGCCGGCACATCTCTCAAGCCCAGAGGGCTGGTGGCGGGCTGTGCCCTGGGCCCACGTACCCCGTGGCTGTTGCACTGGGCGGAGCAGTTCCTGGATCTGTACACGTGGAGGCCCTGGCAGAAGCCGTCCCAGCAAACCTGGAGAACAGCGGGGGTCTCCTGAGGTGGCCAGTCTAAACTCCTGCTTGAAGCACCCAGTCTCCACCATCAGCCACCATGGGCGGGCAGGCCACAGCCCCCACCCTCCCAACGGCCCGCCTGCACGTCATCTGCTGGCCAACCTCAGCTGTGGGGAAGGACTGCGCCCAGCCAGCCGTCAGCGGCCACCAGGGCCGGAGgaccccccgccccgcgcccacCCCCAGGGCTCGCAGACTGTCTTCAAACCCGTTCACTGACGGGGGGCTTCTCCCACAGCCGCCACGGCCCTGCTGTGGGGCCTGCAAGCTCGCCCTGAGCCCAGCAGCCTGACCGGGAGGCGTGTCCGGCCCACCTGCTGCTCCCCGCACTTGGTGCCCTTGGGCACCAGCTCATACTCCGTGCTGCCGTCCTGGACGATAACCCGGCAAACGCCTGAGGAGATGGTAAGCGTGCAGTATCCACGTTCCGGGGTCTTCTGCCCCCCCTCACAGAAGAGAGTGCCACACTTGTTGACCCTGGGGACAGAGGGACGAGCACGGGGCTGCTCTGCGGGGCTGCCTGCTCCAGGCTCAGCGCGCCAGGAGCTCCGAGGCCCCAGGCGGCCACCGGCATCCACACCTCAGCCCCAGGGGCCCGCCTTCCTACAAGGGCAGCATGCTCGGGCTGAGGGTCccgcagggcagggcagggcggcccccccacccctgccatccGAGAGGCCCCGACTCAGCCTCAGACTCCTTTGTGCAGAGCACCTTCTTGTGGCCCCAGGGAGGGGGACATCCCAGGCCCTGGCCTCAGGGGAGTTGGGCCACGAGGGACGCTCACCTGCCGAATGGCAGGGGGACCCCAGCCCCGCAGCCTTTGGAGATGCTGTAGAGGAAGCAAGTTTCCACCGCCACCCTCGAGCCTGCAGGCAGGAGCGGGTCAGTCCTCCGGCTTGGGACCTGCTGCCACCCTTGCCTCCCTGACGGTCCCGCGGCTGTGCCCGCCTCACCTGGCCCCCACAAGTCCTGGCAGCGCCGGGCCAGCGTCGGGCAGGCCCCGTTGTAGCAGTAGCCCCCTGGGCAGGGCGTGCCGTTCTCCCGGAAGGCGTCCTCAGGGCACGTGGGCTGCTGGCCGTCACAGTGCTCGCCAAGGTCACACTGGTCCTTCGCGGGGCGGCACAGCTCTCCGGCCGGCTTCACCTGGTTCCAGGGGACCAAGATCAGCATGGGAACGGGAGGCCCCCAGCACGCACGCCTGCCCTGAGCCCGGGCCCCAGGCTCACCCTGCACTCGTGGCAGCAGGTGCCGTGGGCGCACTCGGCCCCCTCAGCCAGCAGGCAGGTGCTGGCATTGCAGCAGCGGTTCTGACAGTCCTGGGGAGGGGGCGACAGCGAAGGTCCAAGTGGGCCGCACACcgggccccccgcccccgccgtgGGAGGACTGGTCACTCCCACCCAGCAGCCCTGCCGGTCGTTTCGGGAGGTGTGGCCGGGTGTGCAGGGCACCCAGGGGTGAGGCACAGACGCCCAGCCTGCAGATGGAGACTTGTCCCACGAGCCCAGACAGCGGAGGGTGGTGGTGCTCAGCTCTGTACCTCGGGACGGCCACAGTCACACTGCTCCCCGCGCTCCAGGAACCCATTTCCGCACACGGGGCCGCCCACCAGCCGGTCAAGGTCCGGGGCGTCCAACAGGCAGGCCGTGCGGGGCTTCTCCACGAACGTCTCCAGGTCGGCCTGGCTGCACTGACTGAACTTCCTGGGGTACTGGGAGCTGGGGGCGGAGCGGGGGAGGGCTTCCAGTTATCAGGAGGGTCCCTGGGGTACCGGGAGCTGGGGTCATCCCAGTTATCAGGAGGGTGGGTGGAGCCAGCTCTGCGCGCTGACACCACCCccagcctggggccctgggccagGCTGGACTGCCGAGCCTCACCCGATGCTGGCCGCCATCACGCAGCCGCCGCCCTCCCGCGGCACGGGGCAGTAACAGCCGGCGACGTTCTCGTCGTGGTCCATGCCCAGGTTGTGGCCCATCTCGTGGGCCATGGTGCTCGCCACACCGATGGGGTTCTGGTTGTGGTCCTGCAGGGGGGCCGTGCTGGCTGGGGCTgctcccagggctgatgtcccaCCTCAGTGCCCGCTCCTCCCCCACTGTCCGCCCCAGGGAGGCTGAGAGGCTTGGCGGTGCTCCCGCCAGCGTGGCTTCTTCAGATAGCAGATACACGGTAATATTATTACAAATAACAGTAACAGCATCAGTGCCGTCCCAGCGGCCCGGGCACAGCAGGGGCGGAGCGGGGGACCTGAGTGCCCTGCCCCCTTTCACGTGCTCTGCGTCAGGCCCGGGCCTCACGGCCGCCCCCGTCCCCCACGGCCGGCTACAGCCTCTGCCCAGCGAGCCCTGCAGACCCCGCACCTGGTTCACAGCCCCGGAGCTCGAGGAGCACATGGTGGACACCTTGGCCAGTCCCACGGTGGTCCCGGTGAAGTCGACCCCGCTGGAAGCAGAGCAGCGTCCGCTGGAGAGCGGCGCCCCGGAGCCCGCGCCCCAAGCCCCTCACCCCAGGGGCGGCGTGGCCCCGCCCCCCAGCTGGCTCACGTGATGAGCTGCACGTTGTCGTGCGCCTGCCGGCCCACCAGCTCTCGAGTCCGCCAGGCCAGGAAATTGTCCAGTGTGGCGTCGGGCTGGGAGCTGATCTGAATCTTGTCCCCACCATTCCACATCTCCAGGCCCACGAGCACCACGCGGAAATTGAGCTCCTGATAGAGCTGCCAGAGGACAGGGAACCGCGAGGGGCAGGCTCAGCGGTGAGGCTGGCGGAGGGCCTGAGGCTCCGCGGTGTTCACTGTGATGCGAGGGGTCTTCAGGGCTGGGGCGGGGTCCCGGCTCCCCACTCCCCCGGCGGATGGCTCTACCTGCAGCCCGGCCGCCACCACGGCCGCCCCAACCCTCCTGTCCAGCGGGGTTTCTGTCAGGCTGGCCCTGAGCTGCCCAGGGGTCCCAGCGGCCCCTGCTGGAAGCCCCCAGAGTGGAAGTAGCGCCCACCTTGTCCACGTGGTTGACCACCTCCAGCACCCGCTGACGTACGGCCTCTCTGCTCCCAAACCGCTGGAACTGGAGGATGGCAGACCCTCACGGGCAGCCTGGGGCTccgcacccaccccacccccacatccccCCTGCACCCCCCACCCGGCATTCCCCCTGcgccccgcgcccccgccccagGTACCTCCTTACTGTCCGTGACCACGAATAGCTCCACGTAGCGGGTCTCTCTGGGTTCTGACCACTTTTGGGAAGCGATGACAAGAATCCAGTCAGCCACCAGCCACAGCCCTCCTGTCCTCAGCCAGTCTCCACACGCTGACCCTCTCCCGGGCCCTGGAGCTGGCGCCCCGCCCCGGCTAGCGCTGGGGGAGCCGTCGGGGGTGGGGGCTCTGCTGCTGTGGGGCGGAGCCAGGCGCAGGCCCACCCCTCCCCGCTGAGCAGCCAGCAGTCTGGGGGCGCTCGGGCCCAAGCAGAGCGGCAAGAGGCGTCGGGCCTCCACTCACCCGGGGTCTGAAGGCTGCAGACACCCGCGGACCCAGGATGCTCTCCAGGCTGCTGTCATTGACGCCGCAGGTGCCAGCCTCCTGCTGCAGGTGCTGCGCCAGGTACAGGGCATGCGGCCCTTCCTCCCCGGCCTCTGCCAGGGGCTCGATCAGGCGGACAGCAGGGCCCGCCTGGAAGAAGCCCCTGGGGCAGAGACGAGCGTGACCCTGAGTCTGTGGCCCCAGGGACCCCACTGCCGCACCCGGCTGACCCCTTCCTCCTGGCCCCCGCTCACTCTGGAGGGTGAGGGGCGTCTGGCCCGCAGCACCCACCTGAGGCCGGCACAGGTGCTGAGGCTGGCGGCCGAGTGCGGGTGCCCCTCCACGTGGCCCTGGTAGAAGCAGTGGTCCTGCGGGAGGAGGGTGTGAGGACCCTACTCCCAAGCCCGGCTCCCCACGCCCGGCTCCCGCGCCCGCTGCTGGCCCAAGGCAGGAGCACTGGGGCCCTACCTGTCTCTGCAGCTGCTCTGTCACCTGGGAGCCATTGGCTGCTGTGTAGGTCTCCACGTAGCCCGAGCCCACCAGGTCCCTGGAAAAGAGCCACCGTGGTGCCCTGGCCACCCCTGGTACAGAGAGGTGCGGGGCAGAAGGATGGGCGCTTACCTGTTCTTCCGAAGGTGCAGGGTGAAGGTGTGCCCTCGGGCCCCTAGGACATAGCTCACACTCTCTGGGTACAGGCCCTggacagggggcagggaggggtccAGGGTGAGGCCCTGCCCGGCCGTGCCCACCTCAAACCTGGAGGGGCAAGGGGGCTTGGGCTGTACCCAGGAGTGGGGCAGGTGGGCAGCTGCACCCAGAGCTGGGCCTCAGGCCGCGGGGAGAGGACAACGCCCCTCCCAGGCCACGAGGGGGAGGGGGACCCCGGCCCCGACATGGGACAAGGGGGCCGGGCCGccctccctgctccaggggacccGCTCCTGCAAGGCCTTGCCCCTTCCAGCCCCCCCAGGCTGCAGCTGACCCTGGGACCTTGTGTGCGGAGCCTGCAGAGGGGGCTAGGGGCCCAGGGCGGTGGGCGGCGCCTCCCGGGACAGGGAGGGTCAGGGCTGTCTCCACCCGCACATGCAAACAAGCAGGCGAATACCCAGTCAGGAATGCCCCCAGGCAGCTCCGGGGAATCCCAGCCCGGCCC
The window above is part of the Bos javanicus breed banteng chromosome 26, ARS-OSU_banteng_1.0, whole genome shotgun sequence genome. Proteins encoded here:
- the ADAM8 gene encoding disintegrin and metalloproteinase domain-containing protein 8 isoform X9, producing MRGLGLLLFAALGLQEVAPRAALPHVEQYEVVRPRRLPAPRARRALPSHLGLYPESVSYVLGARGHTFTLHLRKNRDLVGSGYVETYTAANGSQVTEQLQRQDHCFYQGHVEGHPHSAASLSTCAGLRGFFQAGPAVRLIEPLAEAGEEGPHALYLAQHLQQEAGTCGVNDSSLESILGPRVSAAFRPRWSEPRETRYVELFVVTDSKEFQRFGSREAVRQRVLEVVNHVDKLYQELNFRVVLVGLEMWNGGDKIQISSQPDATLDNFLAWRTRELVGRQAHDNVQLITGVDFTGTTVGLAKVSTMCSSSSGAVNQDHNQNPIGVASTMAHEMGHNLGMDHDENVAGCYCPVPREGGGCVMAASIGSQYPRKFSQCSQADLETFVEKPRTACLLDAPDLDRLVGGPVCGNGFLERGEQCDCGRPEDCQNRCCNASTCLLAEGAECAHGTCCHECRVKPAGELCRPAKDQCDLGEHCDGQQPTCPEDAFRENGTPCPGGYCYNGACPTLARRCQDLWGPGSRVAVETCFLYSISKGCGAGVPLPFGRVNKCGTLFCEGGQKTPERGYCTLTISSGVCRVIVQDGSTEYELVPKGTKCGEQQVCWDGFCQGLHVYRSRNCSAQCNSHGECGTQDGHGALQPSVPRRAQQACKRRGSGSPRGLPRAGPLLPAPQAHSFLGDP
- the ADAM8 gene encoding disintegrin and metalloproteinase domain-containing protein 8 isoform X8 encodes the protein MRGLGLLLFAALGLQEVAPRAALPHVEQYEVVRPRRLPAPRARRALPSHLGLYPESVSYVLGARGHTFTLHLRKNRDLVGSGYVETYTAANGSQVTEQLQRQDHCFYQGHVEGHPHSAASLSTCAGLRGFFQAGPAVRLIEPLAEAGEEGPHALYLAQHLQQEAGTCGVNDSSLESILGPRVSAAFRPRWSEPRETRYVELFVVTDSKEFQRFGSREAVRQRVLEVVNHVDKLYQELNFRVVLVGLEMWNGGDKIQISSQPDATLDNFLAWRTRELVGRQAHDNVQLITGVDFTGTTVGLAKVSTMCSSSSGAVNQDHNQNPIGVASTMAHEMGHNLGMDHDENVAGCYCPVPREGGGCVMAASIGSQYPRKFSQCSQADLETFVEKPRTACLLDAPDLDRLVGGPVCGNGFLERGEQCDCGRPEDCQNRCCNASTCLLAEGAECAHGTCCHECRVKPAGELCRPAKDQCDLGEHCDGQQPTCPEDAFRENGTPCPGGYCYNGACPTLARRCQDLWGPGSRVAVETCFLYSISKGCGAGVPLPFGRVNKCGTLFCEGGQKTPERGYCTLTISSGVCRVIVQDGSTEYELVPKGTKCGEQQVCWDGFCQGLHVYRSRNCSAQCNSHGECNHKGQCHCRPGWAPPHCAEPLADARAGMWHPRRPWGSPTLCSTKGSASLQKAGLRLPPGAPQSWPFTPSPTSPQLPR
- the ADAM8 gene encoding disintegrin and metalloproteinase domain-containing protein 8 isoform X7 encodes the protein MRGLGLLLFAALGLQEVAPRAALPHVEQYEVVRPRRLPAPRARRALPSHLGLYPESVSYVLGARGHTFTLHLRKNRDLVGSGYVETYTAANGSQVTEQLQRQDHCFYQGHVEGHPHSAASLSTCAGLRGFFQAGPAVRLIEPLAEAGEEGPHALYLAQHLQQEAGTCGVNDSSLESILGPRVSAAFRPRWSEPRETRYVELFVVTDSKEFQRFGSREAVRQRVLEVVNHVDKLYQELNFRVVLVGLEMWNGGDKIQISSQPDATLDNFLAWRTRELVGRQAHDNVQLITGVDFTGTTVGLAKVSTMCSSSSGAVNQDHNQNPIGVASTMAHEMGHNLGMDHDENVAGCYCPVPREGGGCVMAASIGSQYPRKFSQCSQADLETFVEKPRTACLLDAPDLDRLVGGPVCGNGFLERGEQCDCGRPEDCQNRCCNASTCLLAEGAECAHGTCCHECRVKPAGELCRPAKDQCDLGEHCDGQQPTCPEDAFRENGTPCPGGYCYNGACPTLARRCQDLWGPGSRVAVETCFLYSISKGCGAGVPLPFGRVNKCGTLFCEGGQKTPERGYCTLTISSGVCRVIVQDGSTEYELVPKGTKCGEQQVCWDGFCQGLHVYRSRNCSAQCNSHGPPGSLQPPAAKASPPSPLPVYPPQAPGQQLRPAPPAKPLPVLKPKQVIKPTCAPPMPPIKPGARGAQPGPTQGAADPKVALKPPVQRR